The Ascaphus truei isolate aAscTru1 chromosome 14, aAscTru1.hap1, whole genome shotgun sequence genome segment CAAACTAGCTGTCGCGGTCAGGATTTTCTGCCGAAATCGGGTTCCAGGGGATTcaggactaggtcccggtcaggattttcGGTTGGATCTCGGTCCAGGACGGACGGAACAAGGTTCTGTTCAGGGTAAGCCCATGCAAGCGGGtgtcctgcacctaggaaaggtaggTCTCACGCCCCGGACCCCCGTAAGTGCGTATAttcttgtattttgtgtttctgtgtgtttccgaggtcttctcCGAATAAACCTCATACTCATACCCTGTACCTGTATACATGCGTATCTGTGTACCTGTATACATGCGTATTTGTGTACCTGTATACATGCGTATTTGTGTACCTGTATACATGCGTATCTGTGTACCTGTATACATGCGTATCTGTGTACCTGTATACATGTCTCTGTGTACATGTGTATCTGTGTACCTGTAGACATGCGTATCTGTGTACCTGTATACATGTCTCTGTGTACATGTGTATCTGTATACTTGTAGACATGCGTATCTGTGTACCTGTATACATGTCTCTGTGTACATGTGTATCTGTGTACCTGTATTCATGCGTATCTGTGTACCTGTATACATGCATATCTGTGTACCTGTATACATGCATATCTGTGTACATGTAgacatgtgtatatgtgtacttGTAGACATGCGTATCTGTGTACCTGTATACATGCATATCTGTGTACCTGTAGACATGTGTACCTGTAGACATGTGTACCTGTATACATGCGTACATGTATACATATGTGCACTTGTGTACCTGAAGACATGCATATCTGTGTACATGTAGATATGTGTACTtgtgtacctgtacctgtatatatgtgtacttgTGTACCTGTATACATGCGTACATGTAtacatatgtgtacttgtgtacCTGTAGACGTGCATATCTGTGTACATGTAGATATGTACACTtgtgtacctgtacctgtatacatgcatacatatgtgtacttgtgtacCTGTATACATGCGTACATGTAtacatatgtgtacttgtgtacCTGTAGACGTGCATATCTGTGTACATGTAGAGATGTGTACTTGTTTACCTGTACctgtatacatgcatacatatgtgtacttgtgtacCTGTATGCATGCGTACATGTAtacatatgtgtacttgtgtacCTGTAGACGTGTATCTGTGTTTCTGTAGACATGAGTATCTGTGTAATAGGAGTGAAGTGGAAATAAGCAAATTAATTATAAAACGtgcaaatgtgaataaatataaacAATGAATGTGGTGCAGTTCCCAAGAGACAAAGTCTCTGTTTGTCTTAAGAAATGAGAGAAAAATACAACAATTGGGGCGCAAACACAAACAAATATAGTGAAAAAGTGAGTGTCCATTGAAGGAGTGatatatgtggaaaaaaatatGAATGGCTTACATCAAGTGAAAAAATATGGATATACTCTTCATCTGCAGAACCTGAAAAGATTCCACttgagaagaaagaaaagaaaaagacacaGCAATGTAATAGAGTCAAACAACTCAAAATGTATTGGAGATAAATATATAGCAAAGGTCCCCCAAATATCCACCAACACAGGTACCCCAAATATCCTGCCCAGGCACCTTCAAATATATCATACATCCCCCCAAAATAGAGCTCAGGTGCCCTAAAAACATCTCAAGCACCCCATAACTGCCACAACAGGCAATTAATATGCACCCCAAGATGTCTGTCAATGCAGCTGCACCCCACAAAAACAACACCACAAGCATCCACAGACAAAGAGATGGTGAGAAAGATGAAAAGAGGGGAGAAGAGGAAGATGGAGATGGTAGGACTGGAAGATAAAGAGGTGCAGGGACTGGGAAATAAAGGGGTGCAGGAAGAGGGATATAAAGGGGTGctggtacagggagataaaggggtgcagggacagggagataaaggggtgCAGTGACTGGGAGATAAAGAAGTGCagggacagggagataaaggggtgCAGGGACTTGAAGATAAAGGGGTGCaaggacagggagataaaggaGGCGCAGGGACTTGAAGATAAAGGGGTGCagggacagggagataaaggggtgCAGGGACTGGGTGATAAAGGGGTGCAGGGACAGGAAAATAAAGGGGTGCAGGGACTTGAAGATAAAGAGGTGCAGGGACTGGGAGATAAAGGCGTGCAGGGGCAGGAAGATAAAGGGGTGCAGGGACTTGACAATAAAGGGGTGCATGGACTTGAAGATAAAGGGGTGCAGGGACTTGAAGATAAAGGGGTGCAGAGACTTGAAGATAAAGCGGTGCAGGGACAGGGAGATAAAGCGGTGCAGTTAAAGGGACATAAAGGGGTGCAGGGATTTGAAGATAAAGGGGTGCAGAGACTTGAAGATAAAGCGGTGCAGGGACAGGAAGATAAAGGGGTGCTGGGACAGGTGGATAAAGTGGTGCagggacagggagataaaggggtgcagggacagggagataaaggggtgCAGGGACTGGGTGATAAaggggtgcagggagagggataTAAAGGGGTGCAGGGACTGGGAGATAAAGTGGTGCAGGGACAGGGGGATAAAGGGGTGCAGGGACAGGTAGATAAAGGGGTGCAGGGACTGTGATATAAAGGGGTGCAGTGACAGGGGGATAAAAGGgtgcagggacagggagagaggaagacacTGAGTTGTATCCAATGAGTGGGTGCTTTGGGGGTACCCAGAACCCCTCCGCCCCTTACCTCTCTTGGCTCTCCCAATCTGCCCCAGTTTTGGGGGTCTCTTCTGCGGGTTTCCCCCATAGAACGAACTGGTGTCCTGCAGGCGGCAGCTGAATGAAATCTCCCCCACCTCAGGGTCGGAGTAATGCCCCATCTTATCCTCACCGAAGGGCAGAATCTCAGACATGTCAGCACCAAGATCGGGGGGTCCTGTGGGAGAGATCGGGGGTCCTGTGGGGGGAGATTGGGGGTCCTGTGGGGGGAGATTGGGGGGTCCTGCTGGGAGAGATCGGAGGGTCCTGCGGGCAGAGATCAGAGGGTCCTGCGGGCAGAGATCGGGGGGTCCTGCGGGGTGTGATCGGGGGGTCCTGAGTCGGAGCTGTGACTCTCTTTGGAAATGAGGAGAAACTGGAGGATTTTACATCAGAAAGAGAAGCATCGGCAGGATGACGTcatgcatgtggggggggggcggtgacaTCAGGAGGCCAGTGCAGAATAACAATGACATTGCAGCAAAACAAGAACAGAGGGGGGCGctgggatttgggggggggggattgcttgagttcgggggggaggagaccctggggggggggagggataggagacgctggggggggggagacacgggcttGGGGGGAGAAGATATGCTGGAGATTGGGGGGGAGACTAGtgtttggggggagaggtgacgCTGGGATTTGAGGGTGGAGAGGAGATGCTACGGTTTGGGGGGAAGAGATGCTGGTGGGGGGGGACGGACGCTCTCTCTTTAGTGTTTTTTTACACCGCTTCggagtgcgtgagtgtgtgtgtgtgtgtgtgataagaaGTATGAAAGAAACCcttaaatatctctatataatcACCATCTCACTCTGCACAACACTGCTTTGCTCATTAAGGACCTGTCACCTGTCATTTGCTCCAATTCGTAAACCTAACACATTTCAGATTTGTATTGATTTTAATAAATCCATCAGCAATCTGAGCTCcatagacagagagacagagagacagagaaagacagagagacagagagacacagagacacacagagacagagagacacagagacacagagagacagagacactttTCAAACCGCAATCAAGATTCTGGAGAAAAATGATATTTTAGTGACATTTCCAAGAAAAAGATCGGGAACACCCGCTGACACATTTAGAacaaggggggctcaactccagtcctcaagacccaccaacaggtcaggttttaaggatatccctgcttcagcacaggtggctcaatcagtccctgcttcagcacaggtggctaaatcagtggctcagtcagagccaGCCTTAGGGCAAGGTGGTCTTCCTTGGGGCACCAcgctccctcctcctgttggTGCGGGGATcgaacttccccccccccatcggaGGAGGGAGCAGGGACCCTTTGGCCCCGAGGGGTGGGTGtgctttttggggggggaggggaggtgtctTACCTTCTCAGgagcagccctcctcctcctgtagcgTTGCATTGCCATGATCATCACATGAGGCCGCGATGCTACCAGGGAGCCGCTCTTCAAGGTAAGTACCCTTAAATTTTTCTACAGGGGGGCCCCACTGCCAGCGTGCTGCCTTGGGGTCCACAAAGTCTAAGGCCGAAATTCATCGTCATATTAAATAGGAAAGACTATGTTGATGAAGCATGAAGACTATTAAGGGGAATAAATACAGGTATAAAATGGAAGCAGAATCCCAGCCAA includes the following:
- the CAMK2N2 gene encoding calcium/calmodulin-dependent protein kinase II inhibitor 2 isoform X1 gives rise to the protein MSEILPFGEDKMGHYSDPEVGEISFSCRLQDTSSFYGGNPQKRPPKLGQIGRAKRVVIEDDRLDEVLKGMSDKSNSGV
- the CAMK2N2 gene encoding calcium/calmodulin-dependent protein kinase II inhibitor 2 isoform X2, with amino-acid sequence MSEILPFGEDKMGHYSDPEVGEISFSCRLQDTSSFYGGNPQKRPPKLGQIGRAKRVESFQVLQMKSISIFFHLICY